The following DNA comes from Flammeovirgaceae bacterium.
AGGGCATGCTTACGTGCAACTTCCGCCAGGGACTTAAGCTCTTCCCGGGTATAGGAAGTGCCCATGGGGTTGCTCGGATAGTTGAGGATGAGCATAAAATTCCGGCCGGGATGTTGCGTGCAAAATTCTTCCAACGCAAAAGCGTCCACCAGCTTTTTTGGTTTCGAGGTACTTATCCACAGCGGATCCTTACCAGTGATATAGGCCTGGGGCGCATATGATACCCAACTGGGGGCCGGCACCACCAGGTCGCCATCAAAACAAACCTGCGCGATGTACAGCAGTTCCTTTGACCCCGGGCCTATAAGCACGTCATCTTTTTTACTGGCAAGGCCCGTCCTGGCGTGATGATAATGCGCCACCGCTTCCCGCAATGTGCCCAGCCCTTTCACCGGCAGGTAATCCTTCTCGTGCGCATGGGCCGCCAACTCCTTTACCACTGTACCGGGCACAGGAAATGGTGACTGCCCGAACCCTAACTTATAAACCTTCCTCCCCTGCCTGGACAACTCGTTGGAATACTCGTTAATGGCCAGTGTGGCCGATGGCCTTAAGTTTTTAATATTTTGCCTGAGCAACATGGGAATGGACCTCAATTTATTTGGAAAGGTAAGAAAATATGAAATGCAAATAATATTCGGTGGGCAAAGCCATAGCCTTCCTGCCATGGAGGGGGGAAAGGCCTGGAATTTGGGCTTATGAAAAACCCAGGCAACGGGTTGCCGCGGTTTTTTTCCCAGGGCATAAAACACTCCCACTGGCCTGTTAATTCCTATATTTACCACCTAAGCATGGACATGGGAATGGGCCAAATCAACAAAATACAAAAGCTTGGGGTGTTCACCTCGGGTGGCGATGCACCGGGAATGAACGCGGCCATCAGGGCGGTTGTCCGCACGGGCATCTACTACCAAAAGGAAGTATACGGCATCATGAGGGGATATGAAGGCATGATCGAGGGGGATATGGCAAAACTCGGGGCCCGGTCGGTGGGCAACATCCTGCAGCGGGGAGGCACCATTCTAAAAACCGCGCGCAGCAAAGCATTCCTCACCCCGGAAGGGAGGAAAATGGCATTTGAAAACCTAAGGAAAAACGGAATAGATGGGCTGGTGGCCATTGGCGGTGACGGCACCTTTGCAGGGCTTTGCCAATTCCAAAAAGAGTTTGGCATGCCTGCCATTTGTATCCCGGGCACGATCGACAATGATATTGCCGGCACCGATTATACCATAGGGTTCGATACGGCCACCAATACGGCAGTGCAAGCCATCGACCGGATCAGGGACACGGCCTTGTCGCACAACCGGTTGTTTTTTATAGAGGTGATGGGAAGGAACTCTGGATATATTGCCCTTTACAGCGGCATGGCGGGCGGGGCCGGGGCGATAGTCATACCCGAAGAAAACCTGACGTTTAATGAACTGTTCCAAATGCTCGGAAAGGGCGCGGAGACGGGAAGGAAGTCAAACCTGGTGGTGGTGGCCGAAGGCTCCACCCTGGGCGGGGCCAATGAACTGGCCAGGAAAGTGGCGGCCCGTTCCGATTATTTCGACATTAAGGTAACGGTCCTCGGCCATCAGCAAAGGGGCGGCACGCCTACTTATTTTGACCGGGTGCTGGCCACCAAAATGGGCGTGGCCGCGGTGGAAGGGTTGCTCCATGGCAAAACCAACGCCATGGTGGGTTTCCGTGAAAACAAAATTGTTTACAACCCCTATGAAACGGTAATGCACCACCGGCATGAAATCACGGAGGATTCCCTGCGCATGGCCAGGA
Coding sequences within:
- the pfkA gene encoding 6-phosphofructokinase, with translation MGQINKIQKLGVFTSGGDAPGMNAAIRAVVRTGIYYQKEVYGIMRGYEGMIEGDMAKLGARSVGNILQRGGTILKTARSKAFLTPEGRKMAFENLRKNGIDGLVAIGGDGTFAGLCQFQKEFGMPAICIPGTIDNDIAGTDYTIGFDTATNTAVQAIDRIRDTALSHNRLFFIEVMGRNSGYIALYSGMAGGAGAIVIPEENLTFNELFQMLGKGAETGRKSNLVVVAEGSTLGGANELARKVAARSDYFDIKVTVLGHQQRGGTPTYFDRVLATKMGVAAVEGLLHGKTNAMVGFRENKIVYNPYETVMHHRHEITEDSLRMARILSI